A DNA window from Streptomyces sp. CA-278952 contains the following coding sequences:
- a CDS encoding hemolysin family protein encodes MSMLQLLLAALLVLANGFFVGAEFALVSVRRSQIEPLAAQGSGRARTVLHGLENLPQMMAAAQFGITVCSLTLGAVAEPTLAHLLEPLFHAAHVPDGLVHPLGFALALLSVVVLHLVIGEMVPKNLAMAAPERTALWLSPGLVAFARLCRPVTTALGACAGLVLRLFGVEPKDEVEAVFTSEQLNRLVEDSGQAGLLGPEAATRLEDALELGSRPVADVLLERASLVTVDPSVTPRRIEELTVRTGFSRFPVCADGNGPFMGYLHVKDVLELEDADRAVPQQLWRPMATVRAELPLDDALTVMRRAATHLAQVADASGRILGLVAMEDVLETLVGEVRDPAHRTVSVPRRTVDVPKAPDLPAPGALVH; translated from the coding sequence ATGAGCATGCTCCAACTCCTCCTCGCCGCCCTCCTCGTGCTGGCGAACGGCTTCTTCGTCGGCGCCGAGTTCGCCCTCGTCTCCGTACGCCGCAGCCAGATCGAACCGCTCGCCGCACAGGGCTCCGGCCGGGCCCGCACGGTCCTGCACGGGCTGGAGAACCTGCCCCAGATGATGGCCGCCGCCCAGTTCGGCATCACCGTCTGCTCCCTCACCCTCGGAGCCGTCGCCGAGCCGACGCTCGCCCATCTCCTGGAGCCGCTCTTCCACGCGGCCCACGTCCCCGACGGGCTCGTCCACCCCCTCGGCTTCGCCCTCGCGCTCCTGTCGGTGGTCGTCCTGCACCTGGTCATCGGCGAGATGGTCCCGAAGAACCTCGCGATGGCCGCGCCCGAGCGGACCGCACTGTGGCTGAGCCCCGGTCTGGTCGCCTTCGCCCGGCTCTGCCGCCCGGTCACCACCGCGCTGGGCGCCTGCGCAGGGCTGGTGCTACGGCTGTTCGGCGTCGAACCGAAGGACGAGGTGGAGGCCGTCTTCACCAGCGAGCAGCTCAACCGGCTCGTGGAGGACTCCGGACAGGCCGGCCTCCTCGGACCGGAGGCGGCGACACGCCTGGAGGACGCCCTCGAACTGGGCAGCAGGCCCGTCGCCGACGTCCTGCTGGAGCGGGCGTCCCTGGTCACGGTCGACCCGTCGGTGACCCCGCGCCGGATCGAGGAGCTGACCGTGCGCACCGGCTTCTCCCGCTTCCCGGTCTGCGCGGACGGCAACGGCCCCTTCATGGGCTACCTCCACGTCAAGGACGTCCTGGAGCTGGAGGACGCCGACCGCGCGGTCCCGCAGCAGCTCTGGCGCCCGATGGCGACCGTACGGGCCGAACTCCCCCTGGACGACGCCCTGACCGTGATGCGCCGAGCCGCGACGCACCTGGCGCAGGTCGCGGACGCCTCGGGCCGGATCCTCGGCCTGGTCGCCATGGAGGACGTCCTGGAGACGCTGGTGGGGGAGGTCCGCGACCCGGCCCACCGGACGGTCTCGGTGCCCCGCCGGACGGTGGACGTGCCGAAGGCGCCGGACCTTCCGGCGCCCGGGGCCCTCGTGCACTGA
- a CDS encoding AAA family ATPase has product MDIGTQGAGAPADLAWLRGMDAYTMGAYPQAEEEFRAAVRFDPGMADGWLGLHALRIDTTTALLRMYQHRDRFGEQRARHRRTLNSWYWLGWWVQPVLESRRDLLLAHASHWLDGRHVPELDRALAGLPPVDADPQVRFLHACRSYLVKDWEQLVRCTEQLVDDPMLGIEAGLFGGMARVRLEMFGQAEPLLSAALMRCRSEQPQRKELRYWLARAHEGTGRSAAALPLYRAVHRVDPAFMDTSARLAALVEGDGYDESADLAAVTLTGFGSGASGTAAQPEGDALLGADPVDGREPWPVSDAGLLGDEPVPGPPAPVEGARRTKTRKPPPFPAGPSDPALLAEALAQLERMVGLEPVKRQVKALSAQLNMARLRAEQGLPVQPPKRHFVFSGPSGTGKTTVARILGRVFYALGLLGGDHLVEAQRSDLVGEFLGQTAVKANELIDSALGGVLFVDEAYSLANSGYSKGDAYGDEALQVLLKRAEDNRDHLVVILAGYPEGMDRLLATNPGLSSRFTSRVDFPSYRPLELTAIGSVLAAENDDVWDEEAVDELRSISGHVVDQGWIDELGNGRFLRTLYEKSCAYRDLRLSGCPGELTRQDLSTLRLADLMQAYGEVLSGRGPVGRGKQEPGAG; this is encoded by the coding sequence ATGGACATCGGCACACAGGGCGCTGGAGCCCCTGCCGACCTCGCCTGGCTGCGTGGCATGGACGCCTACACGATGGGCGCCTACCCGCAGGCCGAGGAGGAGTTCAGAGCCGCGGTGCGGTTCGATCCGGGCATGGCGGACGGCTGGCTCGGCCTCCACGCGCTCCGCATCGACACCACCACGGCCCTGTTGCGCATGTACCAGCACCGCGACCGCTTCGGCGAACAGCGGGCACGCCACCGCCGTACGCTCAACTCCTGGTACTGGCTCGGCTGGTGGGTGCAGCCGGTGCTGGAGAGCCGGCGCGATCTACTGCTCGCGCACGCCTCGCACTGGCTGGACGGACGCCATGTGCCCGAGCTGGACCGGGCGTTGGCCGGGTTGCCGCCGGTGGACGCGGATCCGCAGGTGCGGTTCCTGCACGCCTGTCGCTCCTATCTGGTCAAGGACTGGGAGCAGTTGGTGCGCTGCACCGAGCAGCTCGTCGACGATCCGATGCTGGGCATCGAGGCGGGTCTGTTCGGCGGGATGGCTCGGGTGCGGCTGGAGATGTTCGGGCAGGCGGAGCCCCTGCTGTCGGCCGCGCTGATGCGCTGCCGCAGCGAACAGCCACAGCGCAAGGAGCTGCGCTACTGGCTGGCGCGGGCCCACGAGGGCACGGGGCGCAGCGCGGCCGCCCTGCCGCTGTACCGGGCGGTGCACCGGGTCGACCCGGCCTTCATGGACACCTCCGCCCGGCTGGCCGCGCTCGTGGAGGGCGACGGGTACGACGAGTCGGCGGACCTGGCCGCCGTGACCCTGACCGGTTTCGGTTCCGGTGCGTCGGGGACGGCGGCGCAGCCGGAGGGCGACGCGCTGCTGGGCGCCGATCCGGTGGACGGACGGGAGCCCTGGCCGGTGAGCGACGCGGGGCTGCTCGGTGACGAGCCGGTCCCCGGCCCGCCCGCCCCCGTCGAGGGCGCCCGTCGGACCAAAACCCGTAAGCCGCCACCGTTCCCTGCCGGACCCAGCGATCCCGCCCTGCTCGCCGAGGCGCTGGCGCAGTTGGAGCGCATGGTCGGTCTCGAACCGGTCAAGCGGCAGGTCAAGGCGCTCTCGGCGCAGTTGAACATGGCCCGGCTGCGGGCCGAGCAGGGCCTCCCGGTCCAGCCGCCGAAGCGTCACTTCGTCTTCTCCGGCCCCTCCGGCACCGGCAAGACCACCGTGGCGCGCATCCTGGGCAGGGTCTTCTACGCCCTCGGGCTGCTCGGCGGCGATCATCTCGTCGAGGCCCAACGGTCCGATCTGGTGGGCGAGTTCCTGGGGCAGACGGCGGTGAAGGCCAATGAGCTGATCGACTCGGCGCTCGGCGGGGTGCTGTTCGTCGACGAGGCGTACAGCCTGGCCAACTCCGGTTACAGCAAGGGCGACGCGTACGGCGACGAGGCGCTTCAGGTACTCCTCAAGCGGGCCGAGGACAACCGGGACCATCTCGTCGTCATCCTCGCGGGTTACCCGGAGGGCATGGACCGGCTGCTCGCCACGAACCCGGGGCTCTCCTCCCGCTTCACCAGCCGGGTCGACTTCCCCAGCTACCGGCCGCTCGAACTCACCGCGATCGGGAGCGTGCTGGCCGCGGAGAACGACGACGTGTGGGACGAGGAGGCGGTGGACGAGCTGCGCTCCATCAGCGGCCATGTGGTGGACCAGGGCTGGATCGACGAGCTGGGCAACGGCCGCTTCCTGCGGACGCTGTACGAGAAGAGCTGTGCCTACCGTGATCTGCGGCTCTCCGGCTGTCCGGGCGAGCTGACCCGCCAGGACCTGTCGACGCTGCGGCTGGCGGACCTGATGCAGGCGTACGGCGAGGTGCTGTCGGGGCGCGGCCCGGTGGGCCGGGGCAAGCAGGAGCCGGGCGCGGGCTGA
- a CDS encoding PH domain-containing protein codes for MSAPRPEQPTLPVTFRPTLTRVVLLSTGLAMFLVITVIALMLERLNPGERITFVFVAALFFGVLALLSRPKVTADETGITVVNLTLTRRLAWEEILRVNLRSGDPWVYLDLSDGTSLPALGIQPGLAKQQAIRDARALRSLAESHGSGSDDTPAAG; via the coding sequence ATGTCCGCGCCCAGGCCCGAACAGCCCACCCTGCCGGTCACCTTCCGGCCCACCCTCACCCGGGTGGTCCTGCTGAGCACGGGCCTGGCGATGTTCCTCGTCATCACCGTCATCGCGCTGATGCTGGAGCGGCTGAACCCGGGGGAGCGGATCACCTTCGTCTTCGTCGCGGCGCTCTTCTTCGGCGTCCTGGCCCTGCTCAGCAGGCCCAAGGTCACCGCCGACGAGACCGGGATCACGGTCGTCAACCTCACGTTGACCCGCAGGCTGGCGTGGGAGGAGATCCTCCGCGTCAACCTGCGCTCCGGCGACCCCTGGGTCTACCTCGACCTCAGCGACGGAACGAGCCTGCCCGCCCTCGGCATCCAGCCCGGCCTGGCCAAGCAGCAGGCCATCCGCGACGCCCGCGCCCTGCGCTCCCTCGCCGAGTCGCACGGCTCCGGGAGCGACGACACCCCGGCTGCCGGCTGA
- a CDS encoding hemolysin family protein, with translation MTTPLLLLTAAFLLILANGFFVAAEFGLVTVEKPDAERAAAEGDRRARTVVEALRELSFQLSGTQLGITITSLVVGMLAEPALAQLLAGPLTAAGLPAGAVPGVGVVVGMLLASAVQMVVGELVPKNWAVSRPLQVARFVAGPQARFAALLRPVITLLNALANRLVRLLGVEPTAELASARTPGELVSLARHSAEAGTLEQDTADLFVRTLSLAGLTAQHVMTPRVKVSALHSTATAADVLNLTRATGLSRFPVYRDRIDEVIGMVHLKDALAVPASERLRTPAGRIAVPPLLVPGTLPVEALLRRLRHEQPIAVVIDEYGGTAGVVTLEDIIEELVGEVRDEHDAEGAGRPELTAAPAEDGRPVWDAEGSCRVHTLRRSGLDVPEGPYETVAGLVAGLLGRIPAPGDRAELPGWRISVRQVAHNRAERVRFTRVSGPLAPDPLPDRAAPALLEAAR, from the coding sequence ATGACCACCCCTCTGCTGCTCCTCACAGCGGCCTTTCTCCTCATCCTCGCCAACGGATTCTTCGTGGCGGCCGAATTCGGGCTCGTCACCGTGGAGAAGCCCGACGCGGAGCGCGCCGCCGCCGAAGGCGACCGACGGGCCCGTACCGTCGTCGAAGCCCTGCGCGAACTCTCCTTCCAGCTCTCCGGCACCCAGCTCGGCATCACCATCACCTCCCTGGTGGTGGGCATGCTCGCCGAACCGGCCCTCGCCCAGCTGCTCGCCGGACCCCTCACCGCCGCCGGACTCCCCGCGGGGGCCGTCCCGGGCGTCGGCGTCGTCGTCGGCATGCTGCTGGCCTCGGCCGTCCAGATGGTCGTCGGCGAACTCGTGCCCAAGAACTGGGCGGTCTCCCGGCCGCTCCAGGTGGCCCGCTTCGTCGCCGGACCGCAGGCCCGCTTCGCCGCGCTCCTGCGCCCGGTGATCACCCTCCTCAACGCCCTGGCCAACCGGCTGGTGCGGCTCCTGGGCGTCGAGCCCACCGCTGAACTGGCCTCCGCCCGCACCCCGGGCGAGCTGGTCTCCCTGGCCCGGCACTCCGCCGAGGCCGGAACCCTGGAACAGGACACCGCCGACCTCTTCGTCCGGACCCTCTCGCTGGCCGGCCTCACCGCCCAGCACGTCATGACCCCCCGGGTGAAGGTCAGCGCCCTGCACTCCACTGCGACCGCCGCGGACGTCCTCAACCTCACCCGCGCCACCGGCCTCTCCCGCTTCCCGGTCTACCGGGACCGCATCGACGAGGTCATCGGCATGGTCCATCTCAAGGACGCCCTCGCCGTCCCCGCCTCCGAACGCCTGCGCACCCCGGCCGGACGGATCGCCGTCCCCCCGCTCCTGGTGCCCGGGACGCTGCCGGTGGAGGCGCTGCTGCGGCGGCTGCGCCACGAACAGCCGATAGCCGTGGTCATCGACGAGTACGGCGGCACCGCGGGCGTCGTCACCCTGGAGGACATCATCGAGGAGCTCGTCGGCGAGGTCCGCGACGAGCACGACGCCGAGGGCGCGGGCCGCCCCGAGCTGACCGCCGCCCCCGCCGAGGACGGCCGCCCGGTGTGGGACGCCGAGGGCAGCTGCCGGGTGCACACCCTGCGCCGCAGCGGACTCGATGTGCCCGAGGGGCCCTACGAGACCGTCGCCGGGCTCGTCGCCGGCCTGCTGGGCCGCATCCCCGCCCCCGGCGACCGGGCCGAACTCCCCGGCTGGCGGATCTCCGTCCGCCAGGTCGCCCACAACCGCGCCGAACGGGTCCGTTTCACCCGGGTGTCCGGCCCACTGGCGCCCGACCCGCTGCCGGACAGGGCCGCCCCGGCACTGCTGGAGGCCGCGCGATGA
- the hisG gene encoding ATP phosphoribosyltransferase: MLRIAVPNKGSLSGPAMAMLHEAGYQQRKESKELVLVDPGNEVEFFYLRPRDIAIYVSSGKLDIGITGRDLLLDSGADSEEILQLGFARSTFRYATKPGTAAGPQDFDGMTIATSYEGIVAAHLDKAGVNASVVHLDGAVETAIELGVAQIIADVVETGTSLRNAGLEVIGEPIMTSEAVVIRRHGAPADDPKVQQFLRRLQGVLVARSYVMMDYDCRVEHLERAVALTPGLESPTISPLHHEGWVAVRSMVAAKEAQRIMDDLYELGARAILTTAIHACRL, translated from the coding sequence ATGCTGCGCATCGCCGTTCCCAACAAGGGTTCACTCTCCGGACCTGCGATGGCGATGCTCCATGAGGCCGGCTACCAGCAGCGCAAGGAGTCGAAGGAACTGGTCCTGGTCGACCCCGGGAACGAGGTCGAGTTCTTCTACCTCCGCCCCCGCGACATCGCGATCTACGTCAGCTCCGGCAAGCTCGACATCGGCATCACCGGTCGCGACCTGCTGCTGGACTCCGGGGCCGACTCCGAGGAGATCCTCCAGCTCGGCTTCGCCCGCTCCACCTTCCGCTACGCCACCAAGCCCGGCACCGCGGCGGGCCCGCAGGACTTCGACGGCATGACGATCGCCACCTCCTACGAGGGCATCGTCGCCGCCCACCTCGACAAGGCGGGCGTCAACGCCTCCGTCGTCCACCTCGACGGCGCCGTCGAGACCGCCATCGAGCTGGGCGTCGCCCAGATCATCGCCGACGTGGTGGAGACAGGCACCAGCCTGCGCAACGCCGGCCTCGAAGTGATCGGCGAACCGATCATGACCTCCGAGGCCGTCGTCATCCGCCGCCACGGCGCCCCCGCCGACGACCCCAAGGTGCAGCAGTTCCTCCGCCGCCTCCAGGGCGTCCTGGTCGCCCGGTCCTACGTGATGATGGACTACGACTGCCGCGTCGAGCACCTGGAGCGCGCCGTCGCCCTCACCCCGGGCCTGGAGTCGCCGACCATCTCCCCGCTGCACCACGAGGGCTGGGTCGCCGTCCGCTCCATGGTCGCCGCCAAGGAAGCCCAGCGGATCATGGACGACCTGTACGAGCTCGGCGCCCGCGCCATCCTCACCACGGCCATCCACGCCTGCCGCCTCTGA
- a CDS encoding uridine kinase family protein translates to MDDLARHADDLSALPPSCGPVRLVAVDGHAGSGKSTFAARLAAALGGAPVLHLDDLATHEELFGWTGRLREQVLLPLSRGESARYAPYDWTERRFGPARTLEPAPVVLVEGVGAGRRQVRPWLAAVCWMEVDRDTSWERGRRRDGAGLTGFWDGWTLAEARHFAEDPSRPYADTLIRQLPEGYVWLAGPRTTAGVHRAITHGSQDVPPY, encoded by the coding sequence ATGGATGACCTGGCCCGCCACGCCGATGACCTCTCCGCACTGCCCCCCTCCTGCGGACCGGTGCGGCTCGTCGCGGTCGACGGGCACGCCGGTTCGGGCAAGAGCACTTTCGCCGCCCGTCTCGCGGCGGCGCTGGGCGGTGCGCCGGTCCTCCATCTGGACGACCTCGCCACGCACGAGGAGCTGTTCGGGTGGACGGGGCGGCTGCGGGAGCAGGTGCTCCTGCCCCTCTCGCGCGGCGAGAGCGCCCGGTACGCCCCGTACGACTGGACGGAGCGGCGCTTCGGCCCGGCGCGGACCTTGGAGCCGGCCCCGGTGGTGCTGGTGGAGGGGGTCGGCGCGGGGCGCCGTCAGGTGCGCCCGTGGCTGGCGGCGGTGTGCTGGATGGAGGTGGACCGGGACACGTCCTGGGAGCGGGGCCGGCGGCGGGACGGGGCCGGGCTCACCGGGTTCTGGGACGGGTGGACGCTCGCCGAGGCCCGGCATTTCGCCGAAGATCCCTCACGGCCGTACGCCGACACTCTGATACGCCAGTTGCCGGAGGGGTACGTGTGGCTGGCGGGGCCCCGCACGACAGCGGGAGTGCACCGGGCCATCACACACGGTAGCCAGGACGTCCCGCCATACTGA